GCAATGAAATAATGCCACACGTGCCCTTCGCAATTCCTTATAGGGGACTGGCATTTATGGACTCGGAACTTATGAAATCTTCCTTCTCCCTTATTCCCCACCTCCTACTAAAAGCTGCAGCGTGAATTTTTTGGCCTGGATAACAGAAAATTCCTCATCTGATAACTCTGAAAGGCAACTTCAAGGCAACGAAATAAGCcaacaataaaacaaacacattcGCAACTTGGAGAAAAAAACTGCGGACCCACAGCAGGTACTTCTCAATGGAGGTGTTCGTTTGGCagcttgagatttttttttctttttaattttttaagtgttAAATTTGCATATGTTTAGCTCAATCTCAATATTTGAAAGACTACTCgatttgcttttataaaaactttacaaaagatgtttttaaatgcttgtaAAAGTAAGTGTTTATCTACTGAGAAAATTCTAGTACTGGATAAAACTCTCTGAATatacagctgaattttttaatgttttttttttttccctacaagTATAATGGCTGAGTGTATAACCTAGATAAATTAGTCTTACACATGATGAAAAGTTATAACCTTGCACACTTTTTACCATGTGatgttttgttgctttgtaTATTCGAATGAGACAGTGCTTAGGAATTTTCTAGAGCTGGTGTACAGTGGTCTATAGGGGTTGGTTCATTGGTCACTGCCCCTGTCCAGGTTTTCGATCACCCTAGAAAGACGTATGTTCAGAAGTCTGATCTGACTATCGAGGTGGTCCATCTTCTCCTCgaggctgctgttgctgttcctCCTCCAGTAAAATCCAACTGGCCCCGTCATGAAGTAGACTGCTACAACAAAGCAGAGAGGCAGGACTGCGTGCTCGGGGTCACCTTCATACTTCTGGAGGATGTAGATGCATGAGAGGGTGAAAAGGGCAACCCTCGCAATCCAGAAAAAGCGACCAAACAGCATGTGCAGGAGATAGAAGAAGAATCCAAGGAAGAGAGATAAAAACCAATAGGCAAGTAAAATGGCACCAATCAGGAGAAGAGCACGGGTTGGGTTGTTGGCAATTGCCGCTGGGCTGAAATAATGAGTCAAGTTGGaggctgaaaaacaaaggaaaacgTACAGAGTGTTAATGAGCGTGTGCCAAAGTGATAAGGGTGAAAATGCAAGCACAGCTTCAAAGGGTCACGGCTGTGCTTTCTGAAGTAAGGGGTAAAACTAGTTCATCCATTTCTGGATGGACCTTTTTCAAATCACTGGCTCAGCACCAATGATGCaactgaattaattcctttaaaGTAGAGGTTTTAGAGGCTCTTTAAAGACAAACTACTGTAGGGCCTAAGGTCGAAGTTCATGCTGAGGCTAAAGATCCTGCTTTGtaaa
This DNA window, taken from Phalacrocorax carbo chromosome 15, bPhaCar2.1, whole genome shotgun sequence, encodes the following:
- the BRI3BP gene encoding BRI3-binding protein, translated to MAAGRLPALLLLLALLLGGTAGPGAWAARGRGAEKQNSLRRAASGLYQGVSGLFGEDNVRALQKFFSRLTERFVNGVDILMDTFWRIWTDLLDVLGIDASNLTHYFSPAAIANNPTRALLLIGAILLAYWFLSLFLGFFFYLLHMLFGRFFWIARVALFTLSCIYILQKYEGDPEHAVLPLCFVVAVYFMTGPVGFYWRRNSNSSLEEKMDHLDSQIRLLNIRLSRVIENLDRGSDQ